The following proteins come from a genomic window of Gordonia westfalica:
- a CDS encoding nucleoside deaminase, with product MSAPAWENMVRAALEAASSSGTDDVPIGAVVFDPEGVELARAANRREADGDPTAHAEVLALRAAARAFGDGWRLPGCTIAVTVEPCTMCAGAITLSRVDALVFGAWEPKTGAVGSLWDVVRDPRLTHRPQVKGGVLEAECRTLMVDFFASRRDR from the coding sequence ATGAGTGCCCCCGCCTGGGAGAACATGGTCCGCGCGGCGCTCGAAGCCGCGTCGTCGTCGGGAACCGACGACGTCCCGATCGGTGCCGTGGTCTTCGACCCCGAGGGTGTCGAACTCGCGCGCGCGGCCAACCGTCGCGAAGCCGACGGTGACCCGACCGCTCACGCCGAAGTGCTCGCCCTGCGCGCCGCCGCCCGGGCGTTCGGCGACGGGTGGCGACTCCCCGGCTGCACGATCGCGGTGACCGTCGAGCCGTGCACGATGTGTGCCGGCGCCATCACGCTGTCCCGCGTCGACGCGTTGGTGTTCGGGGCGTGGGAACCCAAGACCGGGGCCGTGGGGTCCCTGTGGGACGTCGTGCGCGACCCACGGCTCACGCACCGCCCCCAGGTGAAGGGCGGCGTCCTCGAGGCCGAGTGCCGGACGCTGATGGTCGATTTCTTCGCCTCGCGACGGGACCGCTGA
- a CDS encoding MspA family porin, translated as MTAKHLFRNPTRRIEASMTVSKCRSPRVRRIVASALALACATAGPAMVGAPASADTTVRLPGQTVTKKLKDGTAVTITRSNESARINPSLGGTPLHRNAWVSGKYVVSTSDKSAQIGVGSGYIVGCQLTLGGNSNSRSGGSAPQYDLQSTSMTAETGAGVTLGPGQAVNYVITDREYKDAFGAAGHSSSINFAGGKGTLAYTDETMMVNGCAGYAQARSYAKISVSTERASQTITVYGKPFSLG; from the coding sequence ATGACCGCAAAACATTTGTTCCGCAACCCGACTCGTCGAATCGAGGCCTCCATGACCGTCAGCAAGTGCCGTAGCCCGCGCGTCCGTCGCATCGTCGCATCCGCATTGGCGCTCGCCTGTGCGACGGCCGGTCCCGCGATGGTGGGTGCGCCGGCCAGCGCCGACACCACCGTCCGCCTTCCCGGACAGACCGTCACCAAGAAGCTGAAAGACGGTACGGCGGTGACCATCACCCGCAGCAACGAATCGGCCCGCATCAACCCGTCCTTGGGCGGTACTCCCCTGCACCGGAACGCCTGGGTCTCCGGCAAGTACGTCGTGAGCACCTCCGACAAGTCCGCGCAGATCGGTGTCGGCTCGGGCTACATCGTCGGCTGTCAGCTGACGCTCGGCGGCAACTCGAACAGCAGGTCGGGCGGTTCGGCACCGCAGTACGACCTCCAGAGCACCTCGATGACCGCCGAGACCGGCGCCGGAGTGACCCTGGGCCCGGGCCAGGCGGTCAACTATGTGATCACCGACCGCGAGTACAAGGACGCCTTCGGCGCGGCCGGACATTCGTCCTCGATCAACTTCGCCGGCGGCAAAGGCACATTGGCCTATACCGACGAGACCATGATGGTGAACGGCTGTGCCGGCTACGCACAGGCACGCTCCTACGCCAAGATCAGCGTCTCCACCGAACGGGCCTCACAGACGATCACCGTCTACGGCAAGCCGTTCAGCCTGGGCTGA
- a CDS encoding putative glycolipid-binding domain-containing protein encodes MIGRSARYRSRVSSPQTAPESGRSSAATDEFKTVLTWRGEDTDRLEQVRLVVSGARLKAYGRIIAAATDDHEAFSASYELQTTDTGVTKRLTVHLIREDGETQFGITRDNEGTWLVRRPDGEVIQSDFEGAEDVDLALSPMFNALPLRRRRLAPADGTVDVPVMYVYLPSGEMKPATMSYTATADGIDLVSPLATTTITLDDNGFVTDYPGLARRV; translated from the coding sequence GTGATCGGGCGGTCGGCTCGCTACCGTAGTCGTGTGAGTTCCCCGCAGACAGCCCCCGAGAGCGGGCGGTCCTCCGCCGCCACGGACGAGTTCAAGACAGTGCTGACGTGGCGTGGCGAGGACACCGATCGACTCGAACAGGTGCGCCTGGTCGTCTCCGGCGCACGCCTGAAGGCCTACGGCCGGATCATCGCCGCCGCGACCGACGACCACGAGGCGTTCTCCGCGTCGTACGAGTTGCAGACCACGGATACGGGTGTGACCAAGCGCCTCACCGTGCATCTGATCCGCGAGGACGGCGAGACCCAGTTCGGCATCACCCGCGACAACGAGGGAACCTGGCTGGTCCGCCGGCCCGACGGCGAGGTCATCCAGTCGGACTTCGAGGGAGCCGAGGACGTCGATCTCGCTCTCTCGCCCATGTTCAACGCCCTGCCGTTGCGCCGCCGCCGGCTCGCCCCGGCGGACGGCACCGTCGATGTGCCGGTGATGTACGTCTACCTGCCCAGCGGTGAGATGAAGCCGGCCACGATGTCCTACACCGCCACCGCCGACGGCATCGACCTGGTGTCCCCGCTGGCCACCACGACCATCACGCTCGACGACAACGGGTTCGTCACCGACTATCCGGGACTCGCCCGCCGGGTGTAG
- a CDS encoding alpha/beta fold hydrolase has translation MSTDTRSPIRATVPGVEHHLAHVNGTVLHYVSAGSGGSPVLLVHGFPESWWTFHELIPLLAANHRVFAVDLRGFGDSAIADDDFDSATAAEDLHQLIRHLDVDSVHVLGQDISGGAVYRLATANPGLVRTLIAVEMGLAGFGLEGFGDVTHGGSWHIGTLAAPGIADLLFAGREREVLGEWAFPTMTTVPGSIGEEDLDEFVRVYSRHGGWRGAAGLYRSMLAEGDEFRRRAAVPLTMPMLAVGTSGGAFTAQTLAQISDGPPSAIEFDGVGHHVALEAPDRLAAAIGEFLDGVER, from the coding sequence ATGAGTACCGACACGCGCAGTCCGATCAGGGCAACCGTTCCCGGCGTCGAACATCACCTCGCGCACGTGAACGGAACGGTGCTGCACTATGTTTCGGCGGGAAGTGGTGGTTCACCCGTGCTGCTGGTCCATGGCTTCCCGGAATCGTGGTGGACGTTCCATGAACTGATCCCGTTGCTGGCGGCGAACCATCGGGTCTTCGCCGTCGATCTCCGTGGCTTCGGGGATTCCGCGATCGCGGATGACGATTTCGACAGTGCGACGGCGGCAGAAGATCTGCATCAGCTCATCCGGCATCTCGATGTGGATTCGGTACACGTTCTGGGACAGGATATTTCAGGTGGCGCGGTCTATCGGCTCGCCACGGCGAATCCCGGTCTCGTGCGTACTCTGATCGCGGTCGAGATGGGACTGGCCGGGTTCGGCCTGGAGGGATTCGGGGACGTCACCCACGGTGGTTCGTGGCACATCGGCACGTTGGCCGCGCCGGGCATAGCCGACCTGCTCTTCGCCGGCCGGGAGCGGGAAGTTCTCGGGGAGTGGGCTTTTCCGACGATGACGACCGTCCCCGGGTCGATCGGCGAGGAGGATCTCGACGAGTTCGTCCGGGTGTACTCCCGACACGGTGGTTGGCGCGGGGCGGCGGGTCTGTACCGGTCCATGCTTGCCGAGGGCGACGAGTTCCGGAGGAGGGCTGCCGTGCCGCTGACCATGCCGATGCTCGCGGTCGGAACCTCCGGCGGAGCGTTCACCGCTCAGACGCTCGCCCAGATCTCGGACGGACCGCCGTCCGCGATCGAGTTCGACGGGGTCGGGCATCACGTCGCGCTCGAGGCCCCGGATCGTCTCGCCGCGGCGATCGGTGAGTTCCTGGACGGCGTCGAGCGTTGA
- a CDS encoding CsbD family protein: MGTTDDAKNKAEELKGRGKEAAGSLTDDQDLKNEGKGDQAQAQGKQKIADAADAVKGKVDDVKDKLTGN, encoded by the coding sequence ATGGGAACCACTGACGACGCCAAGAACAAAGCCGAAGAGCTGAAGGGCCGCGGCAAGGAAGCCGCCGGCAGCCTCACCGACGACCAGGATCTGAAGAACGAGGGCAAGGGCGATCAGGCCCAGGCCCAGGGTAAGCAGAAGATCGCCGACGCCGCCGACGCCGTGAAGGGCAAGGTCGACGACGTCAAGGACAAGCTGACCGGCAACTAG
- a CDS encoding MarR family transcriptional regulator — translation MDVSHGAQFARMLVETFEAMTREVVEDLTQAGHAGLTVSNELAMEAIDNGAGNAASLARRLGVSRQAAAKTITTLEGLGYIERAADADDARRKSLRITARGREAIAIGSAAFERIRVRWETAVGADRAAETEDALRTLRDDIAGS, via the coding sequence GTGGATGTTTCCCATGGTGCGCAGTTCGCGCGGATGCTGGTCGAGACCTTCGAGGCGATGACGCGCGAGGTCGTCGAGGACTTGACGCAGGCCGGGCATGCGGGCCTCACGGTGTCGAATGAGCTCGCCATGGAGGCCATCGACAACGGGGCGGGCAACGCCGCTTCCCTGGCGCGTCGCCTCGGCGTCTCCCGTCAGGCCGCCGCCAAGACCATCACGACCCTCGAGGGCCTGGGTTACATCGAACGCGCCGCCGACGCGGACGACGCCCGCCGCAAGAGCCTGAGAATCACCGCTCGAGGACGGGAGGCGATCGCGATCGGGAGCGCAGCCTTCGAGCGGATCCGCGTGCGATGGGAGACGGCGGTCGGCGCAGACCGGGCCGCCGAGACCGAAGACGCCCTCCGGACACTGCGGGACGACATCGCCGGCAGCTGA
- a CDS encoding tRNA adenosine deaminase-associated protein, whose protein sequence is MAGAGFGKSGSNAQDVDDDIDGFAVAVVRDESGWKVTALKPSALSDLEDAERQLLELRSAGAVFGLLDVDDEFFIVVRPAPAGARLLLSDATAAIDYDVAADVLDALNLDVPDIDPDELDTVDPWEEGDLAVLADLGLPDAVMSVIVGDTDLYADEQLGMIAARLGFADELGKVLDSLGH, encoded by the coding sequence ATGGCCGGTGCCGGATTTGGGAAGTCGGGGTCGAACGCGCAGGACGTGGACGACGACATCGACGGTTTCGCCGTTGCGGTGGTGCGCGACGAGAGTGGCTGGAAAGTCACTGCGCTGAAGCCGTCTGCGCTCTCCGATCTCGAGGACGCCGAGCGACAACTGCTCGAGCTCCGTTCCGCCGGTGCGGTCTTCGGTCTGCTCGACGTCGACGACGAGTTCTTCATCGTCGTCCGTCCCGCGCCGGCGGGCGCGCGACTGCTGCTCTCCGACGCGACCGCGGCGATCGACTACGACGTCGCAGCCGATGTTCTCGACGCACTGAACCTCGACGTACCCGACATCGACCCGGATGAGCTCGACACCGTCGACCCGTGGGAGGAAGGTGACCTCGCGGTTCTCGCCGACCTGGGCTTGCCCGACGCGGTCATGAGCGTCATCGTCGGCGACACCGACCTCTACGCCGACGAACAGCTCGGCATGATCGCCGCCCGACTCGGCTTCGCCGACGAACTGGGCAAGGTTCTCGACTCGCTCGGCCACTGA
- a CDS encoding prephenate dehydrogenase, giving the protein MTADSSSSPSAPTTPVCVLGLGLIGGSLLRVLHDAGHDAFGYNRSSATVDAATADGYRASTDLVATLRRAAETDAVVVLATPVTTIEPIVSDISEHAPGVLLTDVISVKQEVEKVIARAHPGARYVGGHPMAGTSRSGWSATDPTLFRGAMWAVTTTDHTDADDWLAVASIARLAGAQVVPVAPDAHDRAVAAISHMPHLTAAATAAVGAGESDLALRLAAGSFRDGTRVAGTAPALQRAMIEANGTAVLNVLSETIDRLIAARDELRDHGTAEILVDDGHRARSAYERLHEGSPEPISGVAIGEPGWQEELRRQAHQGRVWVG; this is encoded by the coding sequence GTGACTGCTGACTCGTCGTCCTCACCTTCCGCGCCCACGACGCCGGTGTGCGTGCTGGGGCTGGGGCTGATCGGCGGCTCGCTGTTACGGGTCCTGCACGACGCCGGGCACGACGCGTTCGGCTACAACCGGTCGTCGGCGACCGTCGACGCGGCGACCGCCGACGGGTACCGGGCGTCGACGGATCTCGTCGCCACACTGCGTCGCGCCGCCGAGACGGACGCGGTGGTCGTGCTGGCGACGCCGGTGACGACCATCGAACCCATCGTGTCGGACATCTCCGAACACGCACCGGGGGTCCTGCTGACCGACGTCATCAGCGTCAAGCAGGAAGTCGAGAAGGTGATCGCGCGGGCGCATCCCGGTGCTCGCTACGTCGGCGGGCATCCGATGGCCGGGACGAGCCGATCCGGCTGGTCGGCGACCGACCCGACCCTGTTCCGGGGTGCGATGTGGGCGGTCACGACGACCGATCACACCGACGCCGACGACTGGCTGGCGGTCGCGTCGATCGCACGGCTGGCGGGTGCGCAGGTGGTGCCCGTGGCGCCCGATGCGCACGACCGCGCCGTCGCGGCGATCTCACACATGCCGCACCTGACCGCGGCCGCGACCGCGGCGGTGGGCGCCGGCGAGAGCGACCTCGCCCTGCGTCTGGCCGCCGGCAGTTTCCGCGACGGCACCCGGGTCGCCGGAACCGCACCCGCGCTGCAGCGGGCGATGATCGAGGCCAACGGAACCGCCGTCCTGAACGTGCTCAGCGAGACCATCGACCGGCTGATCGCCGCACGCGACGAACTGCGTGATCACGGGACCGCGGAGATCCTGGTCGACGACGGCCATCGCGCACGGTCGGCGTACGAGCGACTGCACGAGGGCAGCCCGGAGCCCATCAGCGGCGTGGCGATCGGCGAGCCGGGCTGGCAGGAAGAACTCCGCCGCCAGGCCCACCAGGGCCGGGTCTGGGTGGGCTAG